One Brevibacterium spongiae DNA segment encodes these proteins:
- a CDS encoding glycosyltransferase family protein, whose protein sequence is MRIALFSHDSLGLGHIRRNRALAFALDRDLPSLTGREVSGLLIASSPEAARFDLPDGWDWVILPGVTPAAGGYAPRALASSMAGLSALRTAAISAILDQQRPELFIVDRHPFGIGGELATAIDQVRNHGCRTVLGLREVLDTPSVIDAEWEKVGGPARVADSFDAVWIYGDADVYDPRATGEVPAALAAKAVTTGYLSHHRPDDGGSTPAARGTGRFVLTCLGGGSDGGSLASIAVEAEPPDGHRHLIVTGPQMDTEEFDRVRARAGTATTVIRHSDDIPGLVASARAVVCMGGYNTLAELMSTDTPALVVPRKGHRAEQPRRAFALAAAGAVDAHTIDNLSADVLSDWFADVVGQRADRSHIDLTGLTTVPRLAGELIADARSVRAAAPAPLSDSAPTQKPTPAPLSDSTPATAAAMPSRLPITLEETSHAV, encoded by the coding sequence TTGAGAATCGCACTGTTCTCCCACGATTCGCTGGGACTGGGCCACATCCGCCGCAACCGGGCTCTGGCCTTCGCCCTGGACCGGGACCTGCCGAGCCTGACCGGGCGAGAGGTCTCCGGCCTGCTCATCGCCAGCAGCCCCGAAGCCGCGCGATTCGACCTGCCGGACGGCTGGGACTGGGTGATCCTGCCCGGCGTCACCCCCGCAGCCGGCGGTTACGCCCCGCGGGCGCTCGCCTCCTCGATGGCGGGGCTGAGCGCACTGCGGACGGCGGCGATCTCTGCGATCCTCGACCAGCAGCGACCTGAGCTCTTCATCGTCGACCGCCACCCCTTCGGCATCGGCGGAGAACTGGCCACAGCCATCGACCAGGTGCGCAACCACGGCTGCCGCACTGTCCTCGGTCTGCGCGAGGTCCTCGACACCCCGTCCGTCATCGATGCCGAATGGGAGAAGGTCGGCGGACCGGCCCGTGTCGCCGACTCCTTCGACGCAGTCTGGATCTACGGCGACGCAGACGTCTACGACCCGCGAGCGACCGGTGAAGTTCCCGCAGCGCTCGCCGCCAAGGCCGTCACCACCGGCTACCTCTCCCACCACCGCCCCGACGACGGCGGTTCCACACCGGCTGCGCGCGGGACCGGCCGCTTCGTCCTCACCTGCCTCGGCGGCGGCTCCGACGGAGGCAGCCTCGCCTCCATCGCCGTCGAAGCCGAACCGCCCGACGGGCACCGCCACCTCATCGTCACCGGACCGCAGATGGATACCGAGGAGTTCGACCGAGTGCGGGCCCGCGCCGGCACGGCCACCACCGTCATCCGCCACAGTGACGACATCCCCGGACTCGTCGCCTCCGCGAGAGCAGTCGTGTGCATGGGCGGCTACAACACTCTGGCCGAGCTGATGTCCACCGACACCCCCGCACTCGTCGTCCCGCGCAAGGGCCACCGCGCCGAACAGCCCCGGCGCGCGTTCGCACTCGCCGCAGCCGGAGCCGTCGACGCACACACGATCGACAACCTCAGCGCAGACGTGCTCAGCGACTGGTTCGCAGACGTGGTGGGGCAGCGGGCCGACCGCTCCCACATCGACCTGACGGGACTGACCACGGTTCCCCGTCTGGCGGGCGAACTCATCGCCGACGCCCGCTCGGTCCGCGCAGCCGCACCGGCACCTCTATCCGATTCCGCACCGACACAAAAGCCGACACCGGCACCGCTGTCCGATTCCACACCGGCGACGGCAGCCGCGATGCCCAGCCGTCTGCCCATCACACTCGAGGAGACCAGCCATGCTGTCTGA
- a CDS encoding ATP-binding protein, with product MSASLAKAKGLGDREWKLDVPESLSFRGDRQRLTQALLQLAANAVEHTEDGQAIVFGALEEAESVHIWVRDEGEGVPAEIAEDIFDRFCRGSTDGSGFGLGLSIITAIAEAHGGTVVLDQTSIGAQFRMILPKGAQ from the coding sequence GTGTCCGCATCCTTGGCGAAGGCGAAGGGGCTCGGAGACCGGGAATGGAAGCTCGATGTGCCCGAATCGTTGAGTTTCCGCGGGGATCGGCAGCGTCTGACGCAGGCGCTTCTGCAGCTGGCGGCCAATGCCGTCGAACATACCGAGGACGGCCAGGCGATCGTCTTCGGCGCCCTGGAAGAAGCCGAATCCGTCCACATCTGGGTCCGTGATGAGGGAGAGGGTGTGCCCGCGGAGATCGCCGAGGACATCTTCGACCGCTTCTGCCGCGGGTCGACCGACGGGTCCGGCTTCGGTCTGGGACTGTCGATCATTACCGCCATCGCCGAGGCGCATGGAGGCACAGTCGTGCTCGACCAGACCTCCATCGGCGCACAGTTCCGCATGATCCTGCCGAAAGGGGCACAGTGA
- a CDS encoding phosphotransferase family protein, whose translation MTVPSVAPADTRFAQLPFVDELRSAEGLSRRLGFAVRPHRIRVKPGSSAIVAWQREEPSSLGDFADHGFTAVMTSPDKLANAQRRAARHGQDLTIHEAADPRSAGASGAVLVSGGVLADPKIGKQVARTLDHLGGDIEIIGYNPARRLLLKHTPMDGAPEFVRISADSQRHLAEAAHRWQQRRLPSLPVEFIGGCETATRSPWWGIGDLRDHPDPNAADEVGVIIAELHRGDPTETNGRDWAADRDPINQVETAGRSLSRLLPEREADVDELIAELRPRIAATQTLREIHGDLSPDQVLLGRDECRIIDLDRSGRGPIGADLGRWIASCRTNAGLHALEQPFLDGYRSAGGEDTDLGAWTAWAMLVAALEPWRSCSTTWRDETMRIIDAAIDAIEDRPDGLEDRSGGLEDGTDGVEGGPDGMEGGPRNLDGGARVKGATV comes from the coding sequence ATGACCGTACCGTCAGTCGCACCCGCGGACACGCGATTTGCACAGCTGCCCTTTGTCGACGAGCTGCGATCGGCCGAAGGGCTCTCCCGACGTCTGGGATTCGCGGTCCGGCCCCACCGGATCCGCGTGAAACCGGGCAGCAGCGCCATCGTCGCGTGGCAGCGCGAGGAACCGAGCAGCCTCGGTGATTTCGCCGATCACGGGTTCACCGCAGTGATGACGAGCCCCGACAAACTCGCCAATGCACAGCGGCGGGCAGCCCGGCACGGGCAGGACCTGACCATCCACGAGGCTGCCGATCCTCGCTCGGCAGGCGCGAGCGGAGCCGTGCTGGTCAGCGGCGGGGTGCTTGCCGACCCGAAGATCGGCAAGCAGGTCGCCCGCACGCTCGACCACCTCGGCGGCGATATCGAAATCATCGGATACAACCCCGCCAGGCGGCTGCTGCTCAAGCACACCCCGATGGACGGGGCACCGGAATTCGTGCGGATCAGTGCGGATTCCCAGCGCCACCTCGCCGAGGCGGCCCACCGCTGGCAGCAGAGACGGCTGCCGAGCCTGCCGGTCGAGTTCATCGGCGGGTGTGAGACCGCCACCCGTTCGCCGTGGTGGGGGATCGGCGATCTGCGCGACCATCCGGATCCGAACGCGGCCGACGAGGTCGGGGTGATCATCGCCGAACTGCACCGTGGCGACCCGACCGAGACGAACGGACGGGACTGGGCTGCTGACAGGGACCCGATCAACCAGGTCGAGACTGCCGGCCGCTCGCTGTCGCGTCTGCTGCCGGAACGGGAAGCGGACGTCGACGAGCTGATCGCCGAACTCCGTCCGCGCATCGCAGCGACGCAGACCCTGCGGGAGATCCACGGAGACCTCAGCCCCGACCAGGTGCTTCTCGGCCGTGACGAATGCCGGATCATCGACCTCGACCGATCCGGCAGAGGTCCGATCGGGGCGGACTTGGGCCGGTGGATCGCCTCCTGCCGCACCAATGCCGGGCTGCACGCACTCGAACAGCCCTTCCTCGACGGCTACCGTTCGGCCGGCGGCGAGGACACCGACCTCGGCGCATGGACGGCCTGGGCGATGCTCGTGGCAGCACTCGAACCATGGCGCAGCTGCTCCACGACATGGAGGGACGAGACGATGCGGATCATCGACGCCGCGATCGACGCGATCGAGGACCGGCCGGACGGATTGGAGGACCGGTCAGGCGGGCTGGAGGACGGGACGGACGGCGTGGAGGGCGGACCGGACGGCATGGAGGGCGGACCGCGCAATCTGGACGGCGGCGCCCGCGTGAAAGGAGCGACGGTATGA
- a CDS encoding HAMP domain-containing protein → MTATTAMMTMTAATTVTMMTTERRVGLSVQNRLTLAVAALSVLTLSVVGVILYTVESSNVSSRITASMSQEIGEMRTFSENGIDPQTGRPFSSVDEILSQFLGQNRPDEDETLFAFLTDGRVLYQGEPEGLLGSSGDFEAAVARSAESGGEIRLSVDGVDYEGFVLPITGTEAGQDANADSRTDSTESTTRTKGVGEVAGGAGASNGLGAFVVVHNVSASQGDLVQIMQIYVVVALAAALLISGISALLARRLLSPVTELRRTAQSISGGDLSSRLATKGHDDIAELGHTFNDMLDRLEAAFEAQRRFLDDVGHELRTPLTILGGHLETMNAEDVDDVEETRTMLLDETDRMGRLVEELLLLARARP, encoded by the coding sequence ATGACGGCGACGACGGCGATGATGACGATGACGGCGGCGACGACGGTGACGATGATGACGACTGAACGCCGCGTCGGGTTGTCCGTCCAGAACCGTCTGACGCTGGCCGTCGCAGCGCTGTCAGTGCTCACCCTCTCCGTCGTCGGCGTCATCCTCTATACGGTCGAGTCGAGCAACGTCTCCAGCCGGATCACCGCGTCCATGTCCCAGGAGATCGGGGAGATGCGGACCTTCTCCGAGAACGGGATCGATCCTCAGACCGGCAGACCATTCAGCTCGGTTGATGAGATCCTCAGCCAGTTCCTCGGCCAGAACCGACCCGATGAGGATGAGACGCTCTTCGCGTTCCTCACCGACGGTCGCGTGCTCTACCAAGGCGAACCGGAAGGTCTGCTCGGCAGTTCCGGCGATTTCGAGGCCGCTGTGGCCAGGTCGGCCGAGAGCGGAGGGGAGATCCGCCTGAGCGTCGACGGCGTCGACTACGAAGGCTTCGTCCTCCCGATCACCGGCACCGAGGCGGGGCAAGACGCGAATGCGGACTCTCGAACCGATTCCACCGAGTCGACGACCCGGACGAAGGGCGTCGGTGAAGTCGCCGGCGGGGCGGGTGCGTCGAACGGGCTCGGAGCCTTCGTTGTCGTCCACAATGTCTCGGCCAGCCAGGGCGACCTCGTGCAGATCATGCAGATCTACGTCGTGGTGGCGCTCGCGGCAGCCCTCCTCATCTCCGGGATCTCCGCACTGCTGGCTCGTCGACTGCTGTCACCGGTGACCGAGCTGCGGCGAACCGCTCAGTCGATCTCCGGTGGTGATCTCAGCAGTCGTCTGGCGACGAAGGGACATGACGACATCGCTGAGCTCGGCCATACCTTCAACGACATGCTCGACCGACTCGAGGCCGCATTCGAGGCGCAGCGACGCTTCCTCGACGATGTCGGCCACGAGCTGCGCACCCCGCTGACCATCCTCGGCGGCCACCTCGAGACGATGAACGCAGAGGATGTCGACGATGTCGAGGAGACCCGGACGATGCTGCTCGATGAGACGGATCGGATGGGCCGCCTCGTCGAGGAGCTGCTTCTGCTCGCTCGGGCCCGGCCCTGA
- a CDS encoding response regulator transcription factor: protein MKSILVIEDEQRISAFISKGLTAAGFSPQTAADGITGRDLALTGDFALVILDIGLPGLDGFTVLGQLREQRPELPVLVLTARDNPDDTIYALESGAVDYMIKPFRFAELLARVRLRLKETPQEQAVTELVRGEVRIDLLKRQVWVKDSLVELSARELTLAEILLRNRGNVLSREQLLSHVWGFDFDPGSNVVDVYIGYLRKKLGTDFVTTVRGFGYRVD from the coding sequence GTGAAGAGCATTCTGGTGATCGAGGACGAGCAGCGGATCTCCGCCTTCATCTCGAAGGGGCTGACCGCTGCCGGATTCAGTCCGCAGACCGCCGCCGACGGCATCACCGGGCGGGACCTGGCATTGACGGGAGACTTCGCGCTCGTCATCCTCGACATCGGCCTGCCCGGTCTCGACGGCTTCACCGTGCTGGGGCAGCTGCGAGAGCAGCGACCCGAACTGCCGGTGCTCGTGCTCACCGCCCGGGACAACCCGGACGACACGATCTACGCACTCGAGTCCGGGGCAGTCGACTACATGATCAAACCCTTCCGGTTCGCCGAACTCCTCGCCCGGGTGCGCCTGCGGCTCAAGGAGACCCCGCAGGAACAGGCGGTCACGGAGCTCGTCCGCGGTGAGGTGCGCATCGACCTGCTCAAACGGCAGGTGTGGGTCAAGGACAGCCTCGTCGAGCTCTCGGCTCGAGAACTGACTCTGGCGGAGATCCTGCTGCGCAACCGCGGCAACGTCCTCTCCCGCGAACAGCTGCTCTCCCACGTGTGGGGATTCGACTTCGACCCCGGCTCGAACGTCGTCGACGTCTATATCGGGTATCTGCGCAAGAAGCTCGGCACCGACTTCGTCACCACGGTGCGCGGCTTCGGATACCGAGTGGACTGA
- a CDS encoding phosphotransferase, producing the protein MSTVIEDIALRIPGTVTIDELDWQVRRAWPASQGRIAWEAVHPSHGIRVGYLGEHGVKVLDADHDPKLPGLAELLKEGGRLVSHRPGKRAVVRLADGSFAKCVRDGRAADVLVGQRRAAGFLPGFSLPQVLRADASTVVLSVVPGVELHEPAELGTDWARAWAESLDAWAKVPLTSTAMPIHDAAAEVDVLRTWRDRALPVLTAASGNQASIRPDDLDALIAKVTGELTGGAISDPRADPNAEATGEPTGGTASARGEPFGLIHRDLHDKQIMWDPVAGPGLLDVDTACLGERALDLGNLRAHARWRTEQGLWTTTEAAVVIDEIDRTASAAGIDPGRVGVYERATLIRLACVYAFRPAWRDRAGALLDAVEASWSGAVRRPTSTR; encoded by the coding sequence ATGAGCACAGTGATCGAGGACATCGCCCTCCGCATCCCTGGCACTGTCACCATCGATGAGCTCGACTGGCAGGTGCGGCGCGCTTGGCCCGCCTCCCAAGGCCGCATTGCGTGGGAAGCGGTGCACCCCAGTCACGGGATTCGGGTCGGCTACCTCGGCGAACACGGAGTGAAGGTCCTCGACGCCGACCACGACCCGAAGCTTCCCGGACTCGCAGAGCTGCTCAAGGAGGGAGGCCGACTGGTCTCGCACCGACCGGGCAAACGTGCTGTCGTCCGTCTGGCCGACGGCAGCTTCGCCAAATGCGTTCGCGATGGCCGGGCCGCCGATGTCCTCGTCGGGCAGCGGAGGGCGGCGGGGTTCCTTCCCGGTTTCTCGCTCCCGCAGGTTCTGCGAGCCGATGCCTCGACCGTTGTGCTCAGTGTGGTGCCCGGAGTCGAACTCCACGAACCTGCTGAGCTTGGCACTGACTGGGCGCGAGCCTGGGCCGAGTCTCTCGACGCCTGGGCGAAGGTGCCGCTCACATCGACGGCGATGCCGATCCATGACGCTGCGGCAGAGGTTGATGTCCTCCGCACTTGGCGCGACCGTGCCCTGCCTGTGCTCACCGCAGCCTCCGGTAACCAAGCGAGCATTCGGCCGGATGACCTCGACGCTCTCATCGCGAAGGTCACGGGCGAACTCACCGGCGGGGCCATATCGGATCCGAGGGCGGATCCGAATGCCGAGGCCACGGGCGAACCCACCGGCGGGACCGCCTCGGCGAGGGGCGAACCGTTCGGCCTCATCCACCGGGACCTGCACGACAAGCAGATCATGTGGGATCCGGTCGCCGGTCCCGGGCTGCTCGACGTCGATACGGCGTGTTTGGGTGAGCGCGCCCTCGACCTCGGCAATCTGCGCGCGCACGCCCGGTGGCGCACCGAGCAAGGTCTGTGGACTACAACCGAGGCGGCCGTGGTCATCGATGAAATCGACAGAACCGCCTCGGCGGCGGGGATCGATCCGGGCCGGGTAGGCGTGTACGAGCGGGCCACCCTCATTCGGCTCGCCTGCGTCTATGCGTTCAGGCCGGCCTGGCGCGACCGCGCGGGGGCACTGCTCGACGCTGTCGAGGCGAGCTGGTCCGGGGCGGTGAGGCGGCCGACGTCGACCCGCTAG
- a CDS encoding glycosyltransferase family 4 protein — MLSETTSSTPTPTLTPTMSSQAAPTPDARPTSRRAYVLKMYPRFSETFIVSEILAREAAGEDLVIFSLRPSTDTRFHPELARVRAEVIHIDRPSSARSFWQTFAEAAADPRLTTALSGHLGELAELGHDDAIQAITLARLALDHEVTHLHAHFASVATTAARAAAALTGIPYSFTTHAKDIFHEDVVLTDLARKTADADHVIAISEFNRRYLETVLGPELSDRIVVVRNGLELDRFPYRPRPGAMGDVPRTGGLPSLLAVGRLVEKKGFAHLLDALARLRADGKDCRLDLVGTGPLEEELRAQSRTLGLDDLVTFHGALTQAEVRQMLTDHDILVAPFVIGSDGNADGLPTVLLEGMATGIPCIAGAVTAVPEVIDHDRTGWLVDGADEQNIASTIAEVAAALQTNPAVIRAVTDAARDRVRDMHDSAV, encoded by the coding sequence ATGCTGTCTGAGACGACATCATCCACTCCGACACCGACACTGACACCGACGATGTCCTCGCAGGCGGCCCCGACGCCCGACGCACGTCCGACCAGCCGCCGCGCGTATGTGCTCAAGATGTACCCGCGCTTCTCCGAGACCTTCATCGTCTCGGAGATCCTCGCCCGCGAGGCCGCCGGCGAAGACCTCGTGATCTTCTCCCTGCGTCCGAGCACGGACACCCGGTTCCATCCCGAACTCGCCCGTGTCCGTGCCGAGGTCATCCACATCGACCGGCCGTCGAGTGCTCGCAGCTTCTGGCAGACCTTCGCCGAAGCCGCAGCGGATCCGCGGCTGACCACGGCCCTGTCGGGCCACCTCGGCGAGTTGGCGGAACTGGGCCACGACGATGCGATCCAAGCCATCACCCTCGCCCGACTGGCACTCGACCACGAGGTGACGCACCTGCATGCGCACTTCGCCTCGGTAGCGACGACCGCGGCCAGGGCGGCCGCGGCGCTGACGGGGATCCCGTACTCGTTCACGACCCATGCGAAGGACATCTTCCACGAGGATGTCGTGCTCACCGACCTGGCCCGCAAGACCGCCGACGCCGACCACGTCATCGCCATCAGCGAATTCAACCGGCGGTATCTTGAGACGGTGCTCGGACCCGAGCTGTCCGACCGGATCGTCGTCGTGCGCAACGGCCTCGAACTCGACCGCTTCCCCTACCGTCCGCGGCCGGGTGCAATGGGCGACGTCCCGCGCACGGGAGGTCTCCCCTCCCTGCTGGCAGTCGGCCGCCTCGTCGAGAAGAAGGGGTTCGCTCACCTCCTCGACGCACTGGCTCGCCTGCGCGCAGACGGGAAGGATTGCCGCCTCGACCTTGTCGGCACCGGTCCGCTGGAGGAGGAGCTGCGGGCACAATCCCGCACGCTCGGACTCGACGACCTCGTCACCTTCCACGGCGCACTGACCCAGGCCGAGGTCCGGCAGATGCTCACCGACCACGACATCCTCGTCGCCCCGTTCGTCATCGGCTCCGACGGCAACGCCGATGGCCTGCCCACCGTGCTCCTCGAGGGCATGGCCACAGGCATCCCGTGCATCGCCGGCGCCGTCACCGCCGTGCCCGAAGTCATCGACCACGACCGCACCGGGTGGCTCGTCGACGGGGCCGATGAGCAGAACATCGCCTCCACCATCGCCGAGGTGGCCGCCGCCCTGCAGACGAACCCCGCCGTCATCCGTGCCGTCACCGATGCCGCGCGTGACCGTGTGCGCGACATGCACGACTCGGCCGTCTAG
- a CDS encoding glycosyltransferase family 4 protein: MRIAYVLLDPGIGVFGTKGASVHVQEVVRTFRALGHEVSVFCTRTDDDIPADLADLDVTRLEVPRGLDRGQREIALLRLSDMLADLVTETTAASGQGFDLVYERYSLFSTAGARISDRLDVPLIMEVNAPLLEEQRTHRGLVHAEHAARATAASFAGADRIVCVSELVADWVRTDYPGLDDVSVVPNGVNTERITPRSGHGRLGEGDRRAHGPVRIGFVGTLKPWHGTDRLIAACAGLVGDFRVDIVGHGPEADALEEQVRALGLGGRVRFHGALGPESVPEALREFDIAVAPYPAGENYFSPLKVYEYLAAGLPVVASRVGAIPGVLSGSGAAILTDPADTADLTRALQQLIDDAELRAEMGARARADALASHSWTRRCRQILAPVTDADPARARAAPVDTATAPVDRGSFVSGRRPASAVRA; this comes from the coding sequence ATGAGAATCGCCTATGTCCTCCTCGACCCCGGCATCGGGGTCTTCGGCACGAAAGGTGCCAGCGTCCACGTCCAGGAGGTCGTGCGCACCTTCCGCGCCCTCGGCCACGAGGTCAGCGTGTTCTGCACCCGCACCGATGACGACATCCCCGCCGATCTCGCGGACCTCGACGTCACTCGACTCGAGGTGCCGCGAGGCCTCGACCGGGGCCAGCGTGAGATCGCGCTGCTGCGACTATCCGATATGCTCGCCGATCTCGTCACGGAGACCACGGCCGCCTCGGGGCAGGGATTCGACCTCGTCTACGAACGCTATTCCCTGTTCTCCACCGCCGGCGCCCGCATCAGCGACCGCCTCGATGTGCCGCTCATCATGGAGGTCAACGCGCCGCTGCTCGAAGAACAGCGGACCCACCGCGGACTCGTCCACGCCGAACACGCCGCCCGGGCCACCGCGGCGAGCTTCGCCGGAGCCGACCGCATCGTCTGCGTGAGCGAACTCGTCGCCGACTGGGTCCGCACCGACTATCCGGGACTCGACGACGTCAGCGTCGTCCCCAACGGAGTGAATACGGAACGGATCACCCCACGCAGCGGCCACGGCCGCCTCGGCGAGGGCGACCGGCGTGCGCACGGGCCGGTACGGATCGGATTCGTCGGCACGCTCAAACCCTGGCACGGCACAGATCGGCTCATCGCCGCCTGCGCCGGACTGGTCGGGGACTTCCGCGTCGACATCGTCGGCCACGGTCCCGAAGCCGATGCCCTGGAAGAGCAGGTCCGGGCGCTCGGACTCGGTGGGCGCGTGCGCTTCCATGGGGCGCTCGGCCCCGAATCCGTGCCTGAAGCGCTGCGCGAATTCGATATCGCGGTCGCTCCATACCCGGCCGGGGAGAACTACTTCTCACCGCTGAAGGTCTACGAATATCTGGCGGCAGGGCTGCCCGTCGTCGCCTCCAGGGTCGGGGCCATCCCCGGCGTGCTCTCTGGAAGCGGAGCCGCGATCCTCACCGACCCTGCCGACACCGCGGATCTCACCCGCGCCCTGCAGCAGCTCATCGACGACGCCGAACTGCGCGCGGAGATGGGTGCTCGGGCCCGGGCGGATGCCCTGGCCAGCCATTCCTGGACCAGGCGTTGCCGGCAGATCCTCGCGCCGGTGACCGACGCCGATCCGGCCCGGGCGAGGGCTGCTCCCGTCGATACCGCTACTGCTCCCGTCGACAGGGGATCGTTTGTGTCGGGACGGCGTCCCGCCTCGGCGGTGAGAGCATGA
- a CDS encoding ABC transporter ATP-binding protein: MSAKKLTASALRRTLRIIRPHLGRHTWLIIGGMAALLADVVFRILEPWPIKIAVDAVTAALGAQIAPTFGLDAGVGTTLAVVAIGLAVIVGGRAAANYASTICFALVGARVATQLRSRVFDHVQSLSLRYHSKASIGDTSQRLVGDIGRLQEVAVTAGLPLVGNLITLAVLLVVMVVLDPVLSAIVLVTAAVYGLLSKVATPKITKASRSTRKGEGRLVGSAAEALGAIRVVQAYGLEKTVARDFADGNERALKAGVRARRLAAGLERSTDVLVGISQALVLAFGGWQVLRGAMSPGDLVLFLLYLKIAMKPLRDMAKYTGRIARAAASGERIADLLDEPVEIADAPNAVTMGPVSGDVVFNSITSADGHGRPLFDGLDLLIPSGEKIGILGASGAGKSTLMSYLLRLSQPDSGAIYLDGYDTHNVTRASLRQNVSVLLQESVLFAASVRENIRYGRLDATDAEVVAAARAARADEFIRSLPDGYDTELGNRGDTLSGGQRQRLAIARALIRDAPVVVFDEATTGLDPQTRAEVADSVSALTTGRTSIVISHDVAMIRGLDRVVWLEDGRIVEDGAPSELAADEGSRFARWIRSQADEAKSVPEPTQAVVSADTAPEEDTLPNGAAPRSSAPAAGPVPAAAGPRPTAPPTVGNAPVYVGASS; encoded by the coding sequence ATGAGCGCGAAGAAGCTCACGGCCTCGGCCCTGCGGCGGACACTGCGGATCATCCGCCCGCACCTGGGCCGGCACACGTGGCTGATCATCGGCGGTATGGCGGCGCTGCTGGCCGACGTCGTCTTCCGCATCCTCGAGCCCTGGCCGATCAAGATCGCCGTCGATGCGGTCACCGCGGCGCTGGGGGCACAGATCGCGCCGACGTTCGGCCTCGACGCCGGGGTCGGCACGACGCTTGCGGTCGTGGCCATCGGCCTGGCCGTCATCGTCGGCGGACGCGCGGCGGCGAACTACGCCTCGACGATCTGCTTCGCTCTCGTCGGTGCCCGAGTGGCCACCCAGCTGCGCTCCCGCGTGTTCGACCATGTCCAGTCACTGTCGCTGCGATACCACTCGAAGGCCTCGATCGGGGATACCTCGCAACGTCTCGTCGGCGATATCGGACGGCTGCAGGAGGTCGCTGTGACCGCGGGGCTGCCCCTGGTCGGCAACCTCATCACCCTCGCCGTCCTGCTCGTCGTCATGGTCGTCCTCGACCCGGTGCTCAGCGCCATCGTGCTCGTCACCGCGGCGGTCTACGGACTCCTGTCGAAGGTCGCGACCCCGAAGATCACGAAGGCCTCCCGGTCCACCCGCAAGGGCGAGGGCCGTCTGGTCGGATCCGCCGCCGAGGCGCTCGGTGCCATCCGCGTCGTCCAGGCCTACGGACTCGAGAAGACCGTGGCCCGCGACTTCGCCGACGGCAACGAACGCGCGCTCAAGGCCGGTGTTCGAGCACGCCGCCTGGCCGCCGGACTCGAGAGGTCCACCGATGTCCTCGTCGGCATCTCGCAGGCGCTCGTGCTCGCATTCGGCGGGTGGCAGGTGCTGCGCGGGGCGATGTCCCCGGGCGACCTCGTCCTCTTCCTCCTCTACCTCAAGATCGCGATGAAACCGCTGCGGGACATGGCCAAGTACACCGGCCGCATCGCCCGCGCAGCCGCCTCGGGGGAGCGGATCGCCGATCTGCTCGACGAACCCGTCGAGATCGCCGACGCCCCGAACGCCGTGACCATGGGACCGGTCTCCGGCGATGTCGTCTTCAACAGCATCACCTCGGCCGACGGGCACGGCCGACCGCTGTTCGACGGGCTCGACCTGCTCATCCCCTCGGGTGAGAAGATCGGCATCCTCGGGGCCTCCGGGGCCGGCAAATCGACCCTGATGAGCTACCTGCTGCGACTGTCCCAGCCGGATTCCGGGGCGATCTACCTCGACGGCTACGACACCCACAACGTCACCCGCGCCTCACTGCGCCAGAATGTGTCCGTCCTCCTCCAGGAATCCGTGCTCTTCGCCGCCAGCGTGCGTGAGAACATCCGCTACGGCCGCCTCGACGCCACCGACGCCGAGGTGGTCGCCGCTGCCCGTGCCGCCCGCGCCGATGAGTTCATCCGCTCCCTGCCCGACGGTTACGACACCGAGCTCGGCAACCGCGGGGACACGCTCTCGGGCGGGCAGCGGCAGCGGCTGGCCATCGCGCGTGCCCTCATCCGCGACGCCCCGGTCGTCGTCTTCGACGAAGCGACGACGGGACTGGACCCGCAGACCCGCGCCGAGGTGGCTGACTCAGTCTCCGCGCTGACAACGGGACGTACGAGCATCGTCATCAGCCATGATGTGGCGATGATCCGCGGACTCGACCGGGTGGTGTGGCTCGAGGACGGGCGGATCGTCGAGGACGGAGCACCGAGCGAACTCGCCGCGGACGAAGGCAGCCGGTTCGCGCGGTGGATCAGATCGCAGGCCGACGAAGCCAAGAGCGTGCCGGAGCCAACACAGGCCGTGGTGTCGGCGGACACTGCGCCGGAGGAGGACACCCTGCCGAACGGTGCGGCGCCGAGGTCGTCCGCACCGGCGGCGGGCCCGGTGCCGGCGGCCGCGGGCCCCCGTCCGACCGCGCCGCCCACCGTCGGCAACGCACCCGTCTACGTAGGAGCCTCATCATGA